A region from the Thermogemmatispora onikobensis genome encodes:
- the menA gene encoding 1,4-dihydroxy-2-naphthoate octaprenyltransferase, whose product MSQQELTNKEQPAKELETAEQHSDSISNGKGKQRENEVKASSQIVTAESVQAEEVPTIPLGSLQTLSTLQPEVSVHSVEAGEAVSTPTPLVAQPAEYRRSVSEWLRLWWEGMRPHYLVLCVMPFLLGGVLALAHILSLRGLLGLGQWHPQRLLLGLLAVVLLQLGANLINDYYDYLRGIDTSNTLGPGKLIQQGLIKPTRVLVLGLVLLAGGALLGLLLALASGWALLLFGLLGLLAAYFYSATKRALSSLMLGLPVAFCIYGPLITLGAYYLQQAQLNSEALLYSLMPGLLAAAFVHVNDMRDVEDDAQAGKHTLANTLGLGLNRTLFLALLGGAYLVLLLIGLPHNAPHLVLIALWTLPILVVVVSGILRTDLASGLHLVLRDMLKLEAWFVALLVVALLLSAILPILPQVPSLALP is encoded by the coding sequence ATGTCGCAGCAAGAGCTTACGAACAAAGAGCAGCCTGCAAAAGAGCTAGAGACTGCAGAGCAGCATAGCGATTCTATCAGCAATGGCAAAGGGAAACAACGCGAGAACGAAGTCAAAGCCAGTTCACAGATCGTGACTGCCGAGTCGGTGCAGGCAGAAGAGGTTCCCACCATTCCCCTGGGGTCGCTACAGACCCTCAGCACCCTGCAGCCCGAGGTCTCGGTGCACTCGGTCGAAGCTGGCGAAGCGGTCAGCACGCCGACCCCGTTGGTGGCGCAGCCGGCGGAGTATCGGCGCAGTGTCAGCGAGTGGTTGCGCCTCTGGTGGGAAGGCATGCGTCCCCATTATCTCGTCCTGTGCGTCATGCCGTTCCTGCTGGGCGGCGTTCTCGCGTTGGCGCACATTCTTAGCCTGCGTGGGCTTTTAGGGCTGGGGCAATGGCATCCCCAGCGTCTCCTGCTGGGATTGCTGGCTGTAGTGCTCCTGCAGCTTGGGGCCAATCTCATCAATGACTACTACGACTACTTGCGCGGGATCGACACCAGCAACACCCTGGGGCCGGGTAAGCTCATCCAGCAAGGTTTAATCAAGCCCACGCGCGTCCTGGTCCTTGGCCTGGTCCTTCTGGCTGGTGGCGCGCTGCTGGGCCTGCTGCTCGCCCTCGCCTCTGGCTGGGCGCTGCTCCTCTTCGGTCTGCTGGGGTTGCTGGCCGCCTACTTCTACAGCGCCACGAAGCGAGCCCTCTCCTCACTCATGCTCGGCCTGCCGGTCGCCTTCTGTATCTATGGTCCACTCATCACCCTGGGAGCCTACTACCTGCAGCAGGCCCAGCTTAACAGCGAGGCTCTTCTCTACAGCCTGATGCCGGGTCTGTTGGCCGCCGCCTTCGTACACGTCAACGACATGCGCGACGTTGAGGACGATGCCCAGGCCGGCAAGCACACCCTGGCCAACACCCTGGGCCTTGGTCTTAACCGGACCCTCTTCCTGGCCCTCCTGGGAGGCGCCTATCTTGTCCTGCTCCTCATCGGTCTCCCTCACAACGCGCCTCACCTGGTTCTCATCGCCCTCTGGACCTTGCCGATCCTGGTTGTTGTAGTGAGCGGTATCCTGCGCACCGATCTTGCTTCCGGCCTCCATCTTGTTCTCCGTGACATGCTCAAGTTAGAGGCCTGGTTTGTCGCCCTGCTCGTCGTGGCCCTGCTCCTTTCCGCGATCCTGCCCATTCTCCCCCAGGTGCCTTCTCTGGCCTTGCCCTGA